ATCTGTTGGTGGAAAAAGCAATTGCCATTCATTCTCAGCCTCATCAAGTATACCTATAGGACTTAAAGTctctgaaaatttccaagaagaaCTAGAAGTTTCTCCACAACAGAAAAAAACTCCAGAGGTGCCAATCCGCCGCTTGGCATGTCTCAACAAGCCTGAGATTCCAGTGCTTATAGCTGGATCTATAGCTGCAAGTATCAATGGTGCAATATTTCCCATGTTTGGTATACTATTTTCTAGAGCGATTAAAGCATTTTATGAACCACCTCATGAATTGAAGAAGGATTCGAACTTCTGGGCAATAATCTTTATCTTAATGGGCTTTATATCTTTTTTAGCATCTCCAACACAATTATACTTCTTTGCTGTGGCTGGGTCTAAGTTGATCCAACGGATCAGATCAATGTGTTTTGAGAAGGTGGTTCATATGGAGGTTGGTTGGTTTGATGAACCTGAGCACTCAAGTGGTGCAATTGGTGCTAGGCTTTCAGCAGATGCAGCATTAGTGAGTACTCTGGTTGGGGATGCACTAGCTCAGATGGTTCAAAACATTGCATCAGCAGTAGCAGGTCTGGTCATTGCCTTCATTGCAAGTTGGCAAATGGCCTTAATTGTTCTTGCACTAATTCCTCTCTTAGGAATCAATGGATATGTTGAAGTAAAGTTCTTGAAAGGGTTCAGTGCTGATGCAAAGGTATGCTTTTTATCTTGTTTCATTGGCACATGAATttcaagaaaaagaaaacaagggaaatcaatttaaaaattgttGCAGATGATGTATGAGGAAGCAAGCCAAGTTGCAAATGATGCAGTAGGGAGTATAAGAACTGTCGCCTCTTTCTGTGCTGAAGAGAAGGTGATGCAACTGTACAAAAGGAAATGCAAAGGCCCAATGAAGACAGGAATAAGGCAAGGCCTTATCAGTGGAATAGGATTTGGAGTATCAGTCTTCTTGCTTTTTTCTGTCTATGCAGCCAGTTTCTATGCAGGAGCTCAACTTGTCAAGCATGGGAACACAACATTCTCAGATGTTTTCCAGGTGTGTATATTATTTCTAAAGTGTCTCATGAAGGATGTTTAAGGCTTCTTAAAAgttatttatgatttaattaTACTGATTTTATGTTACTGCTTTGCAGGTTTTCTTTGCTCTATCCATGGCAGCTTTGGTAATTTCTCAATCGAGTTCTTTTGCTTCTGATTCTTCCAAGGCCAAGAATGCCGCTGCTTCCATATTTTCAATTTTAGACCGAAAGTCAAAGGTAGATCCAAGCAATGAGTCAGGAATGACAATAGAGAATGTTAGAGGAGAAGTTGAACTTTGCCATGTAAGCTTTAGGTATCCATCCAGGCCAGATATTCAAATCTTACAAGACCTCAATTTGGCTATTCATTCTGGCAAGGTATTGCAAGGAATCAcaatgaataaattaattaactatCCAGTAGTAAATTGCACTAATGTGGATTTTTTCTTTCAGACTCTGGCTCTAGTTGGAGAAAGTGGAAGTGGGAAGTCGACCGTCATCTCATTGTTACAAAGATTTTACGACCCTGATTCAGGTCATATAACTCTTGATGGAGTTGAAATTCAAAAGCTCCAACTCAAGTGGTTGAGGCAGCAAATGGGGCTTGTGAGCCAAGAACCAGTCCTGTTTAATGATACAATCCGTGCAAACATTGCATATGGAAAGAATGGAAAAGCAACTGAGGCTGAAATTCTTGCTGCATCAGAGTTGGCAAATGCTCACAACTTCATTAGTAGCTTACAACAGGTTAGAACATGATATATCAGCACTGATCGGTCTAATATAGTCAAGCAagcaaatataatataaatttgaaaATGGATTTTGTATAGAtaggaattgaaatatgattgaaTTACTTTTCTTTAGATTCTTGTTGTTGCTTAATTGTGTGGTTTTATGACAATGTAAAATGCAGGGGTATGATACTGTTGTAGGAGAGCGAGGAATACAATTGTCTGGAGGGCAGAAACAAAGGGTAGCCATTGCTCGTGCTATAGTGAAAAGTCCAAAGATATTGCTATTAGATGAGGCTACAAGTGCCCTGGATACTGAATCTGAGAAAGTGGTTCAAAATGCTTTAGACCGAGCAGTGGTGAACAGGACTACAGTTATTGTAGCCCATCGATTATCAACGATCAAGAATGCAGATGTTATTGCAGTGGTTAAAAATGGAGTTATTGTAGAGAAAGGAAAGCATGATTCTTTGATCAATGTCACAGATGGTTTCTATGCCTCTTTAGTGGCACTTCACACGAGTTGCCTCAACTGAATGAGTTACTAGCTTTTTTTATCTATATTGATTTCTTATATTATGACTCAACTTGTGGAGATGGATTTTGAAGAGATTTTACATTGCTTAGTTTCTTCAATAGCATACAAGAAGAGTTTTAAATGCTTTGATGATTTAGAGGTTTTCAACAGAATGGTGGAATAGTTGGGCTTTTTGAATTGCAGAGTGGCATGGCTAACTTCCTTGAATCATAAAAGCAAGTATGTTTCTGTTTTGAGTGTGTATTTGATTTTATTGAGGAGTTTGAAGAAGTTCTTTCAGGATTTATTCACCATTAGCCATggattttattaaaattgtttAAAGCTTTcgtctctttttatttttatctcataTTTCTAATCAAAAACTAATATTGAACTGACAAAACCGAGTCTCTCCTGTATCCCTTTCAAAGTTCGGTGtcagcttgaagaaaatgaaaattgataGCATTGGTTTGATTAAGAAAGATGTTTCTTTTATCTCTTCAAGGCGAGTGCAAAATAAAGAAATAGTTGATATATTTAAGATAATCACATATTTATAAAATACtgtttcaattcattttatttcaTCAGGACAACATCTCATACCTACGCTAAATGCAGATCCAAGATGTAATCCTACAAGTGGAGGGAGTTCGAATAAATATTGTTTATGTTCGAAAGGATATGAATTGATTGGCAAGCCCAATCCCAATGCATACTTTGTGAAATGGTTTATGCATGTTTATTGCCAGGGGCAACAACATAAAGTTGGTAAGGATTTAAAATTCCCCTTCCATTTTTTAGTCATTTTTACTCTTTAACCTATTGAACTCGATCCATGTACTACCAATCACAGGATGACTCCTCAGATGCAtctagaggaatatgaaactagaATGACTAGTGCAGCCTCCAAGCAACAGACGTGTAGCAATACCTGAAGTTCTTTTTTTTGTTGGGGGGATTGGGGGAATGAAGACTCAAAATCAAGTTATGCCAAGTGATTGATGAGCCTTCAGCCACTGGACTAAATCAGGTTAGGCGTAGCAATACCTAAAGTTATTAAAAGGTAGATTAATTGGTTTATTTTTTTACACGAAATCTATATTAGGAGAAATTGACAATTGAgttttattcaaatttttacaaGACATAAATGATTATAAATCTAAGTCTGAAATTGTCATTGGCAAAATTTTCTCTATATAGGGAACATTAGCGTTACTCAAAATACCCTTtgtgatttatattatttatgaaatacTAATAAAAACATATATAAAATTGCAAATGTATGTATTTATCGCTAAAAATGTAAATAGTGACAAAAAATCTGTCTCTAATTACCTTTAGCGATAACGTATCGATTACTAATACTTTCAGCAAcgagaaattattttatataaatttgttGCTAATAAGAAGCACTGAGaagttattttatataaattcatCACTAATAATTTTTAATGCTACTTATACGTCACTAAATCTATAAAGAATTTCAACTGTCAGtattactataattaatataatataaaattttaaaattattttaatagtaattcTACTCATTCAAATAATCATATTATAATTGTATAAAATTAATTCTAAAAGtattattatttagtttattctaataaaattaataaacaacCTTAAACATAAAATCttagtttcattaatttattttttcaatttttttaaatatttataaacttataatattaaattataaaattaaaattaaaaaattaacatacttataatattattattaaaccttaactatttaattaaataaaaatttatatttatatcaataaatatgaaattttaatctGTTTAGTGACAAATATTTTATCTATTATAAATTTgtatctactttttttttttaatattagtaAAGGATAAATTTTTACTTTAAACATTCTAATTTTGTGTAAAAGGACCCGAGCCATATTAACTTTGATGTACAAtgtgattttttttctttcttcattACATTTTtacatgtctttttttttttcaatggcaAAATCTATTTGTATgcgtttaaattttttaaatttttgtatgTCACAGATATCATTGTTATGAGTGTAGTTACATGTGAATATGATCACTAGGATTTTGTTATTATCGCTATTGCCAAATGACATACTTGTAAATTCATTGATACTTATATAGGTCAGGATAGAttgattttcttatttttttttcatatttaatattgatGCATCCAATAATATTTGAGATGATTAATATCATTTTTGCATAAAAATGTGCATTTTACATGTGATGGTAtgagattttttaatttttttatatctacttaatttaaatataaattaattataatttattaatatcttTATGTGCAtgaacatatttttattttttaatttattagtcaatCTTATCTAGATTGTTGACTTTGATCATAAGGTTATAAGAAAACCTAATTATATTTTtgcatatatttatatgtaaattatgatattttcaatattaattttaagttgttatgtttcaaaatttaaaataataaaaatgagagGAAGATataaaaagtaaaagaaaaaaaaataatttcactaTTTTagagtattaattatataattattatgaaataactaaaaatgcatgattaaatttatatttatattttaatctacAATGTctttataacatatataatataatctataatttaaaaaaaaacttattaaatatattaaataatgtattaatagactttaaaattatttgtattaaataatatgacaatacaaaatttcaagatatcaatataataaaaataaaattttataatgaaaatatattaactatataatatatttaaaattattattttttattttataaataattttctttcataTTAATCTAGCTATGCAAATTAATTATGtaagttaatattattttaaattataaaaaataaaatatagagaaatcaaacttattttttaaaaaaaaagtaaagtaatAAAGTTTAAATGAATTTAATTCCATACGCTAACTTGCAtatattattaacttatcttaatttttaaacattttcacccatttatatttttaaaacttactattatatatattttatattttttatatttgacttttaattaaattaatattatatgttaataaaaTAATACATAATTTTCGTAAAAATATGATgcaataaaaaataattcttaaattaataaatatttttatataattaattaaaataacattgaaattaatattttaatttaaataattaaatataatatttataatactataataattttatattatatataaaaatttaataaaaaattatatataaaaaaattaaattacgagtatatatatatatatatataattctcaaTGGAGATCATAATAGTTTGAATGTCTGATACATCTTATTCTGATCTAAATTTAAACCACCATATAAATTTTCATAGACATTATGGCGTAGCTACTCAGCTAACATTCCATTCCCAAAATCTTTAAAAGTATGACTTTTAGCAATGGCTCAAAAAATtgctaataatattaattaacgaTGGATTCATAACTATTATGTTACTAATTTATGGTTGATACTTTAGCGACAATGGTTTTAATGATGCATTAAAATCTATAGCTAAAAGTCAGTTTTTTAAAATTAGTTACGGATTAGCAacaaattgtgatagttgttgaaAACCTCATTGCCAAAAAGCTTAAGTTCAAGTGACTGATCAGTTATAAGTTTGTCACCAATATGTATTAGCAACTGATCCATGAATTCATTGCTAAAGGTATGTTTTCTTGCAAGAACCAACTATTTCTTTTAATGATTCCTATATTCCTTCATAAATTTATCAATCTCATAAAGAGCATAACTTAACCCTAGCTATTTCCATCCACTTCTCAGCGTGACTAGTGGCTCCCATCCCAAATCTTTTTTCGATAAGCCTTCCTTCTCATCTACTTCCTGCCTCATCTCGTTAGAGCCACCTCACCAACTATGAGAAGTTTTCCTAGAAATAAGGCGTGCATTAGTATTGGTGTAGCGATAATAAAATGACAAGGATGTGATAGGTGTGAGTTTGCAACAATAACAAAAGAAGGAAGAGTAGTAAATACGACAACTAGTTTAAGAGGGAAAAGAAGAGGTAAGAGACGATGGCAAGAGGCTAGCAGCACTTATGTAAGGTAGGACATTACCAGAAAGATTATTATTAGAAAGATCAACCAAGGTTAATTGGCCTAAGTTGCACGACTGAATTGGTATTTCACCTTCAAGATTATtataatccaaaaaaaaaaaaaaaagaagctaaTTAGGAAGCAAGGAGCAAAAGTCAAAGATTTTCCTACTAAACCTAGGATAGAATCTTTCTAAATAGTGAAAATGCCTATATACCTCTCTAAACCTCATAAAAAAGACACTAATACTCATCAGCCATTAATACACAATCACTCTCAACTCTAGTGGCCACTCAACGCACCATGCCTCTCCCTACACTCTCGCACACCTTTTTGCTCTTTCTCCCTTCTACCTTTCTTtatcttattttcttttaattttacaaaTACATTGTATAAAGACCTAATAAAATTATGTAGAACATTATAATATCATCTTCTTCATGTATATGTAAGCATATTTGAGTTCTTtttcatgtaaattgtgaatgcGATTTGAGGATAACCTACAAACTCTGTGCATATTCCATAGGATATTTTACTTCTGCATGACTTATAAGTCATGGTTGAGTAGATTTTTCTatcctaaaattatttttaatagattCTACATTCAAAAGCATGCAATTTTCATACATAGCTCATCTTTGATCTGATTTGTATATTTTGAgatatgatttttaaaattttaatacttGATTGCATACAATTTTGCACACACTGAATTTTGCAATGGAACAACTCAATGAAGCTTTTACGTTTTTAGGTGATTTTACACCTAAAATTGAGTTCATAATGTCCTTTAAATCTTTTAtgtattgatttttctttaattcCTTACACTTTGGTATGAAAACTCTTTCCAAAGTTTTTGATAGAATCTAGGTATATGAAAATAGCCGTATCTTtgaaaaattgaatttattttttctattGTTCTTTTTTATTGTTTCTTTTTTCTAATTTCTTATTTGATGTCTAAGGAATCTTgccataaaatttcaatcatttttatgcatgttttatatttttcttaatgTATTTTTAATTGTTGCTATCACAAAAATAGAAAAGGTAAAGTTTTTGGTTTTAGTTATGTTTGATTTGGTATTTTTCTTATTGTTTAATTCCATACTAATCATGTGCAATATGTTTTGATGCTCTTGGGACCTTTGAAAATATGTTTGGACCAAAAGAGGCGGTGGTTAGGGTTGAAGCACAGCCCTAGCCAAATTAgtgttggacctagaggaagtttccttttctcttgtaatttccatatttgtttatttatttcctTAATTGCATCTCTTAATTTTGGTAAGTTTAGTTTTGATAAGTTTTATAAATATGGTAAGTTTTATAAATATGATAAGTAAACCAATAAGGTAAGTGTTCAAATAAGGTAATCACCCAAACATGGAAGGTGAAATCTCGTCAAATATGATAAGTGATCATTTAAACAAGGCAAGTGGACTA
This sequence is a window from Hevea brasiliensis isolate MT/VB/25A 57/8 chromosome 10, ASM3005281v1, whole genome shotgun sequence. Protein-coding genes within it:
- the LOC110634404 gene encoding ABC transporter B family member 4 isoform X2, whose product is MITGERQAARIRGLYLKTILRQDIAFFDKETNTGEVIGRMSGDTVLIQDAMGEKVGKFLQYVSTFIGGFVIAFFKGWLLTLVMLSSIPLLVVAGAAISIMIARMTTRGQNAYAKAATVAEQTIGSIRTVASFSGEKQAVSNYKKFLVTAYKSGVREGFISGLGVGLFMLIMFCSYALAIWFGGKMILEKGYTGGEVLNVMIAVMTGSTSLGQASPSMSAFAAGQAAAYKMFETINRKSEIDAYDTRGKILDDIHGDIELREVYFSYPSRPDEQIFTGFSLSIPSGMTAALVGQSGSGKSTVISLIERFYDPQAGEVLIDGINLKEFQLKWIRKQIGLVSQEPVLFMSSIRDNIAYGKDEATTEEIRLAAEIANAAKFIDKLPQGLDTMVGEHGTQLSGGQKQRIAIARAILKHPQILLLDEATSALDAESERTVQEALDRIMVNRTTVIVAHRLSTVRNADIIAVIHCGKIVEKGSHSELLEDPDGAYSQLIRLQVNKDSEHAADKHERSEISSESCRQPSQRNSLQRSIFKGSSVGGKSNCHSFSASSSIPIGLKVSENFQEELEVSPQQKKTPEVPIRRLACLNKPEIPVLIAGSIAASINGAIFPMFGILFSRAIKAFYEPPHELKKDSNFWAIIFILMGFISFLASPTQLYFFAVAGSKLIQRIRSMCFEKVVHMEVGWFDEPEHSSGAIGARLSADAALVSTLVGDALAQMVQNIASAVAGLVIAFIASWQMALIVLALIPLLGINGYVEVKFLKGFSADAKMMYEEASQVANDAVGSIRTVASFCAEEKVMQLYKRKCKGPMKTGIRQGLISGIGFGVSVFLLFSVYAASFYAGAQLVKHGNTTFSDVFQVFFALSMAALVISQSSSFASDSSKAKNAAASIFSILDRKSKVDPSNESGMTIENVRGEVELCHVSFRYPSRPDIQILQDLNLAIHSGKTLALVGESGSGKSTVISLLQRFYDPDSGHITLDGVEIQKLQLKWLRQQMGLVSQEPVLFNDTIRANIAYGKNGKATEAEILAASELANAHNFISSLQQGYDTVVGERGIQLSGGQKQRVAIARAIVKSPKILLLDEATSALDTESEKVVQNALDRAVVNRTTVIVAHRLSTIKNADVIAVVKNGVIVEKGKHDSLINVTDGFYASLVALHTSCLN